A DNA window from Bacillota bacterium contains the following coding sequences:
- the yabP gene encoding sporulation protein YabP produces MAETRQAPAQVVRHQVTLKGRQQLDLQGVLSVQSFDEDEMILQTDAGVLVVRGEGMQILALNVEEGTMGVSGLVHSLEYAQESAGRRARGFLGRLMR; encoded by the coding sequence GTGGCGGAAACCCGTCAGGCGCCGGCCCAGGTCGTTCGCCATCAGGTGACCCTGAAAGGGCGGCAGCAACTGGATCTCCAGGGCGTCCTCAGCGTCCAGAGCTTCGACGAGGACGAGATGATCCTGCAGACCGACGCGGGCGTGCTGGTGGTCCGGGGCGAGGGGATGCAGATCCTCGCCCTCAACGTCGAAGAGGGCACCATGGGGGTCTCCGGGCTCGTTCACAGCCTGGAGTACGCCCAGGAGTCGGCCGGGAGGCGGGCTCGCGGCTTTCTCGGCCGGTTGATGCGCTGA
- the yabQ gene encoding spore cortex biosynthesis protein YabQ, whose amino-acid sequence MLSLAGQLVLVGRVALAGAALAAVWDLYRSFKGLIGVRRSAVVFVMDLLLLSLLGPVAFWLLLLADGAQMRLFTLVGLALGIAAYRMTLSPVVVYLVWASGAAVASLVRAVLGTWWWIIRRSRPWGVP is encoded by the coding sequence ATGCTTTCCCTCGCCGGGCAGCTTGTGCTGGTGGGCCGCGTCGCTCTGGCGGGTGCTGCTCTGGCCGCGGTGTGGGACCTGTACCGCTCGTTCAAAGGGCTCATTGGGGTCCGGCGCTCCGCCGTGGTGTTCGTGATGGACCTCCTGCTGCTCAGCCTGCTGGGGCCGGTAGCCTTCTGGCTTTTGTTGCTCGCCGACGGCGCGCAGATGCGCCTGTTCACCCTCGTGGGCCTTGCTCTGGGCATCGCCGCGTACCGGATGACTTTGAGCCCCGTTGTCGTGTACCTGGTCTGGGCCTCGGGCGCTGCGGTCGCCTCGCTGGTACGGGCCGTGCTGGGTACCTGGTGGTGGATCATCAGGCGGAGCCGCCCGTGGGGGGTGCCGTAA
- a CDS encoding septum formation initiator family protein — protein MVFYLRGRRYRVGVKAWRRIVALALVMGAVSFAGTALRAVEMNRQVRALEARLQAQRQRNEQMENALRQALSLDAIESRARSWLGLVRPGEEVFEPAYPVPADDPYRVPSRR, from the coding sequence TTGGTCTTCTACCTGCGGGGCCGGCGCTACAGGGTCGGGGTGAAAGCCTGGCGGCGGATCGTGGCGCTGGCGCTCGTCATGGGCGCGGTGTCGTTCGCGGGGACAGCGTTGCGCGCCGTCGAGATGAACCGGCAGGTGCGTGCCCTGGAGGCCCGGCTCCAGGCGCAACGCCAGCGAAACGAGCAGATGGAAAACGCCCTGCGGCAGGCTCTGAGCCTCGACGCCATTGAGTCCAGAGCCCGCTCCTGGCTCGGCCTGGTTCGGCCCGGCGAAGAGGTGTTCGAGCCCGCGTACCCCGTGCCGGCAGACGATCCCTACCGGGTGCCCAGCAGGCGCTGA
- the spoVT gene encoding stage V sporulation protein T: MKATGIVRRIDDLGRVVIPKEIRRTLRIREGDPLEIFVDREGEVILKKYSPIGELGEFAQEYADSLYETTGHVAIITDRDAVVAVAGAPKKQWMDKPVTPAIERVMEGRKPVLFPRPGEARPAPEGEEEERWDFHSMVVAPIIAEGDPIGAVVLGTKEAEKRVGELELKLAETAAGFLAKQMEQ, from the coding sequence GTGAAGGCGACGGGGATCGTCCGGCGCATAGACGACCTCGGACGTGTAGTCATACCCAAGGAGATCCGTCGGACCCTCCGGATCCGCGAGGGAGATCCGCTTGAGATCTTCGTCGACCGGGAAGGCGAGGTCATCCTCAAAAAGTACTCGCCCATCGGCGAACTGGGCGAGTTCGCGCAGGAGTACGCGGATTCCCTGTACGAGACAACCGGGCACGTTGCCATCATCACGGACCGTGACGCCGTGGTGGCCGTTGCCGGCGCCCCCAAGAAGCAGTGGATGGACAAGCCGGTTACCCCCGCCATCGAGCGGGTGATGGAGGGCCGCAAGCCGGTGCTGTTCCCCCGGCCCGGCGAGGCACGCCCGGCGCCCGAGGGTGAAGAAGAAGAGCGGTGGGACTTTCACTCGATGGTGGTGGCACCCATCATTGCCGAGGGTGATCCCATTGGGGCCGTCGTGCTCGGCACCAAGGAAGCGGAGAAGCGGGTCGGTGAACTGGAGCTGAAGCTGGCCGAGACGGCGGCGGGCTTTCTGGCCAAGCAGATGGAGCAGTAG